In a single window of the Bos taurus isolate L1 Dominette 01449 registration number 42190680 breed Hereford chromosome 23, ARS-UCD2.0, whole genome shotgun sequence genome:
- the LOC616658 gene encoding LOW QUALITY PROTEIN: putative olfactory receptor 2B8 (The sequence of the model RefSeq protein was modified relative to this genomic sequence to represent the inferred CDS: substituted 1 base at 1 genomic stop codon): MCXQRMGQKNESSFAGFILLGFSDRLQLEPVLFVVLLIFYVFTLLGNTTIIALSYLDACLHTPMYFFLSNLSFLDMCYTTSIVPQLLFNLSGEDKSISFGGCVVQMFISLTLGGTECILLGVMAFDRYAAVCRPLHYTVIMHPRLCALMASASWVTGFANSLLQTVLVFLLPRCGRNKLAHFFCEVPSFLKLACVDTTMNVYVTFFGSVIMLLTPISLIMFSYGQIVRVVLRIKSAAGQRKAFVTCGSHLTVVSLFFGTAIYVYTQPSSSDSQDQDKFMSLFYTVIIPMTNPLIYTLRNRDVNGAIKKVLWKDSDSR; encoded by the coding sequence ATGTGCTAACAAAGGATGggacagaaaaatgaaagttCTTTTGCTGGATTTATCTTACTGGGCTTCTCTGACAGGCTTCAACTTGAGCCAGTCCTCTTTGTGGTCCTTTTGATCTTCTACGTCTTCACTTTGCTGGGAAACACAACCATCATTGCATTGTCCTACTTGGACGCATGTCTTCACACCCCGATGTACTTTTTCCTCTCTAACCTGAGCTTTCTGGACATGTGCTACACGACTAGCATTGTTCCACAGCTCCTATTCAATCTCAGCGGAGAAGACAAATCCATCTCCTTTGGTGGCTGTGTGGTTCAAATGTTCATCTCTCTGACGTTGGGAGGTACAGAATGTATTCTGCTAGGAGTTATGGCATTTGACCGCTATGCAGCTGTTTGCAGGCCCCTTCACTACACAGTAATCATGCACCCCCGTCTGTGTGCCTTGATGGCTTCTGCTTCGTGGGTCACTGGTTTTGCCAACTCCTTATTGCAAACAGTGCTTGTCTTCCTTTTACCTCGTTGTGGGAGAAATAAATTAGCCCACTTCTTTTGTGAGGTCCCTTCTTTTCTCAAACTTGCCTGTGTTGACACCACTATGAATGTGTATGTGACCTTCTTTGGCAGTGTCATCATGCTTCTCACACCTATTTCATTAATCATGTTCTCCTATGGTCAGATTGTCAGGGTGGTCTTAAGAATAAAGTCCGCTGCAGGGCAAAGAAAAGCATTTGTCACATGTGGGTCCCACCTCACGGTGGTCTCCCTGTTCTTTGGCACAGCCATCTATGTGTATACTCAGCCCAGCAGCAGCGACTCCCAGGATCAGGACAAGTTCATGTCTCTCTTCTACACTGTCATTATCCCCATGACCAACCCCCTCATATATACGCTGAGGAACAGGGATGTGAATGGGGCAATTAAGAAGGTGCTTTGGAAGGACTCTGACTCCAGATGA